In one Spirosoma rigui genomic region, the following are encoded:
- a CDS encoding sugar isomerase — protein MNLNPTLIADHNAAGQTQHQRKLSPWTDSVEQAEAVIQKLVDFQIAIPSWALGTGGTRFGRFPGGGEPRSLEEKIADVGLLHALNRASGAISLHIPWDIPTDPQATKQLAASYGLAFDAVNSNTFQDQPGDLGDAQLSYKFGSLQHVDPAVRRQAIDHNIEVIKHGISLGSRALTVWLSDGSCFPGQLNFRKAFERTLSSLQDIYAALPDDWKVFVEYKAFEPNFYSMTVGDWGSSYLYANKLGPKAYTLVDLGHHLPNANIEQIVAILLNEGKLGGFHFNDSKYGDDDLTAGSIKPYQLFLIFNELIDGMDARQMNHAQDLGWMIDASHNVKDPLEDLLQSVEAIQLAYAQALLVDRAALDEARDANDVVRAQEILQDAFRTDVRPLVAEARLRAGGALNPLALFRQLGVRQQLIGERGAKTVATGL, from the coding sequence ATGAACCTGAACCCTACCCTCATTGCCGATCATAACGCGGCTGGCCAAACCCAACACCAACGCAAACTGTCGCCCTGGACCGATTCGGTGGAGCAGGCGGAAGCTGTTATTCAAAAGCTGGTCGATTTTCAGATCGCCATTCCTAGCTGGGCACTCGGCACGGGCGGTACCCGGTTTGGGCGCTTTCCGGGGGGGGGAGAACCCCGTTCGCTGGAGGAAAAAATCGCCGACGTCGGTCTGTTACACGCCCTCAACCGGGCTAGTGGGGCTATTTCGCTGCACATCCCCTGGGATATCCCAACCGATCCGCAGGCGACGAAGCAGCTGGCAGCCAGCTATGGACTGGCCTTCGATGCCGTCAACTCCAATACGTTTCAGGACCAGCCCGGCGACCTGGGCGATGCACAGCTGAGCTATAAATTCGGGTCGCTGCAGCACGTCGACCCCGCGGTGCGTCGGCAGGCCATCGACCATAACATCGAGGTGATCAAACACGGCATATCGCTGGGCTCCAGGGCGCTGACCGTCTGGTTGTCGGATGGGTCGTGCTTTCCCGGACAGCTGAATTTCCGGAAGGCTTTCGAGCGAACACTGAGCAGCTTACAGGATATCTATGCCGCCCTGCCTGACGACTGGAAGGTATTCGTTGAGTATAAGGCATTTGAGCCCAATTTCTATTCCATGACCGTTGGCGACTGGGGCAGCAGCTACCTCTACGCCAACAAGCTCGGTCCCAAAGCCTACACGCTCGTCGATCTGGGCCATCACCTGCCCAACGCCAACATCGAGCAGATCGTCGCGATTCTGCTGAACGAAGGCAAGCTCGGCGGCTTCCACTTCAACGATTCCAAATACGGCGACGACGACCTGACGGCGGGCAGTATCAAACCCTACCAGCTATTCCTGATCTTTAATGAGCTGATCGACGGGATGGACGCCCGCCAGATGAACCACGCGCAGGACCTGGGCTGGATGATCGACGCGAGCCATAACGTAAAAGATCCGCTTGAAGATCTGCTGCAAAGCGTGGAAGCGATTCAGCTGGCCTATGCCCAGGCGCTGCTCGTTGACCGGGCGGCCCTGGACGAAGCCCGCGACGCCAACGATGTGGTGCGGGCGCAGGAAATTTTGCAGGATGCCTTCCGGACCGATGTTCGGCCGCTGGTGGCTGAAGCCCGGCTGCGGGCGGGTGGGGCACTGAACCCGCTGGCCCTGTTCCGGCAACTTGGCGTACGGCAGCAGCTCATTGGTGAGCGGGGCGCAAAAACAGTGGCAACGGGCTTATAA
- a CDS encoding FGGY-family carbohydrate kinase: MKIPVIAIADVGKTNKKLFLFDRQYRIVWERTEQFSETVDEDGEPCEDLQRLGQWLLAAVREVLTLPDYDVQALNFSTYGASLVYLDAEGRTVGNLYNYLKPYPDWIRQQFYDRYGTPDELSVQTASPALNSLNSGLMLYRIKYDKPRLFRRIWYALHLPQYMSYLITRQMLSDLTSIGCHTMLWDFEKQRYHDWVVAEGFDKLMGSLFPADKAMKAFMVGGDTADGTPRDLRVGVGLHDSSAALIPYLASFGESNGATAASPFVLISTGTWCISMNPFTTQPLTAEELQYDCLCFLTYKGQRVKAARLFAGFEHEQQTKRLAEHFGVAVDYYKQVRYDARLIQQLQQTTAPLQPVEEGLIPAAVLASLAGSPFGDRDLAQFDDYETAYHQFMLDLMAGQLISTALVLPPDGAASPENAVTRIFVDGGFSKNPIYMNLLAAAFPDKEVWAASVAQATALGAALSFHDQWNPLPVPPNLITLTRYYAS; this comes from the coding sequence ATGAAAATTCCGGTTATCGCCATTGCCGACGTTGGCAAGACCAACAAAAAGCTGTTTCTGTTCGATCGGCAGTACCGGATCGTATGGGAGCGAACCGAACAGTTTTCCGAAACGGTCGACGAGGACGGCGAACCCTGCGAAGATCTTCAGCGACTGGGTCAGTGGCTGCTGGCGGCCGTGCGGGAGGTGCTGACCCTGCCCGACTATGACGTGCAGGCGCTGAACTTTTCGACCTACGGTGCAAGTCTCGTCTACCTGGACGCCGAAGGTCGTACCGTGGGTAATCTTTATAACTACCTCAAACCCTATCCGGACTGGATTCGGCAGCAGTTCTACGATCGCTACGGTACACCGGACGAATTGTCGGTGCAAACGGCATCGCCCGCGCTCAATAGCCTGAACTCCGGGTTGATGCTCTACCGGATCAAGTACGACAAGCCGCGCCTGTTCCGGCGCATCTGGTACGCGCTGCACCTGCCGCAGTACATGAGTTACCTCATTACCCGCCAGATGCTGAGCGATCTAACCAGTATCGGATGTCATACCATGCTTTGGGATTTCGAGAAGCAGCGGTACCATGACTGGGTCGTTGCCGAAGGTTTCGACAAGCTCATGGGCAGCCTGTTTCCAGCCGACAAAGCCATGAAGGCGTTTATGGTAGGGGGCGATACGGCCGACGGAACCCCCCGCGATCTGCGCGTGGGGGTGGGTCTGCACGATTCCTCAGCGGCTCTGATTCCGTATCTGGCCAGCTTCGGGGAGTCAAATGGCGCTACGGCGGCCTCGCCGTTTGTGCTGATTTCGACGGGTACCTGGTGCATCAGCATGAACCCGTTCACGACCCAGCCCCTCACCGCCGAAGAACTACAGTACGATTGCCTGTGCTTCCTGACCTACAAAGGCCAGCGGGTAAAAGCCGCGCGGCTCTTCGCGGGTTTCGAGCACGAACAGCAGACGAAGCGGTTAGCCGAACATTTCGGCGTGGCCGTCGACTACTACAAACAGGTGCGGTACGATGCCCGGCTGATTCAGCAACTACAGCAGACAACGGCCCCGCTCCAGCCGGTGGAAGAAGGATTAATTCCCGCGGCCGTGCTGGCGTCGCTGGCCGGATCGCCCTTTGGTGACCGTGACCTGGCCCAGTTCGACGACTACGAAACGGCTTACCACCAGTTTATGCTGGACCTGATGGCCGGGCAACTTATTTCGACCGCGCTGGTGTTACCACCCGACGGGGCGGCCTCGCCGGAGAACGCCGTTACGCGTATCTTTGTGGACGGTGGGTTCAGCAAAAATCCCATTTACATGAACCTGCTGGCGGCTGCGTTTCCCGACAAGGAAGTATGGGCGGCCTCGGTAGCGCAGGCGACGGCCTTAGGGGCGGCCCTATCGTTTCATGACCAGTGGAATCCGTTGCCCGTACCCCCGAATCTGATTACTTTAACCCGGTATTACGCATCCTGA
- a CDS encoding bifunctional aldolase/short-chain dehydrogenase — protein MLPQTNTFRHVSYLWDDAKAAQFDQLPQPDREVALLIYRSNLLGADLRLTNYGGGNTSCKAMANDPLTGQPTEVMWVKGSGGDIGTLTRSGLAALYVDRLRSLQGIYRGIEQEDEMVELFNHCIFDLNSKAPSIDTPLHGFLPFKHIDHLHPDAAIAIAAAKDGQRITRELFGGTVGWVGWQKPGFDLGLQLKQCLDENAANGIQLRGIMLGSHGLFTWGDTAYESYLNTLEVVERCAEYLADNYNKKGPVFGGAKLESLPADGRKAQAAQLAPILRGLCSSERPMIGHFTDDERVLEFINSNDLDRLAPLGTSCPDHFLRTKISPLVLTLTPDQDVTDTTAIRAQLTPAFEAYRAMYQQYYDTCKHANSPAIRDKNPVVILWPGVGMFTFAKDKQTARVSAEFYINAINVMKGAEAISEYTSLPRQEAFNIEYWLLEEAKLQRMPKPKPLSGKIALITGSAGGIGKAIAKKFAQEGACVLLNDINPERLEGAKAEFVKQFGSDPVATTQLNVTDYASIEGALKAAALAFGGVDIVVNNAGISISKPIGEHSIEEWDRLYDILVKGQFMVTKAAVGVLRQQGLGGDVINIVSKNALVAGPNNAGYGSAKAAQLHLSRLNAAELGGDHIRVNTVNPDAVISDSNIWAGGWAEGRAKAYGVRVEELPAYYAKRTLLNEVILPDDIANACFAFVGGLLNKSTGNVLNVDGGVAMAFVR, from the coding sequence ATGCTGCCACAAACCAACACCTTTCGACATGTCAGCTACCTCTGGGATGACGCCAAAGCTGCCCAGTTCGATCAACTGCCGCAACCCGACCGGGAAGTTGCCCTGCTTATCTACCGCTCGAATCTGCTGGGAGCCGATCTACGGCTAACCAACTACGGTGGTGGCAATACGTCGTGTAAGGCGATGGCGAATGATCCCCTGACGGGTCAGCCTACCGAGGTGATGTGGGTTAAAGGGTCGGGGGGCGACATTGGTACGCTCACCCGCTCGGGGCTGGCCGCGCTGTATGTTGACCGGCTGCGTAGCCTGCAGGGTATCTACCGGGGCATTGAGCAGGAGGATGAAATGGTTGAGCTGTTCAACCACTGTATCTTCGACCTCAACTCGAAAGCTCCCTCCATCGATACACCCCTGCACGGCTTTTTGCCCTTCAAGCACATCGACCACCTCCACCCCGACGCGGCCATCGCCATTGCGGCCGCCAAAGACGGCCAGCGCATCACCCGCGAGCTCTTCGGCGGAACCGTCGGCTGGGTTGGCTGGCAGAAACCCGGCTTCGACCTGGGCCTGCAACTCAAACAGTGCCTCGACGAAAATGCCGCCAACGGCATCCAGTTGCGCGGTATCATGCTCGGCTCCCACGGCCTCTTCACCTGGGGCGACACCGCCTACGAAAGCTACCTCAACACGCTCGAAGTCGTTGAACGCTGCGCCGAATACCTGGCCGATAATTACAATAAAAAAGGTCCCGTCTTCGGCGGGGCCAAACTCGAATCACTGCCCGCCGACGGGCGGAAAGCTCAGGCGGCTCAACTGGCCCCCATCCTGCGGGGGTTGTGCTCGAGTGAGCGGCCCATGATCGGCCACTTCACCGACGACGAGCGGGTGCTCGAATTCATCAACTCGAACGATCTCGACCGGCTGGCCCCCCTGGGCACATCCTGCCCCGACCACTTCCTGCGTACCAAGATCAGCCCCCTGGTGCTGACCCTCACCCCCGACCAGGATGTGACCGACACCACCGCCATCCGGGCGCAGCTGACGCCGGCCTTCGAGGCCTACCGGGCCATGTACCAGCAGTACTACGATACCTGCAAGCACGCCAACTCACCCGCCATCCGCGACAAAAATCCGGTGGTGATCCTGTGGCCGGGGGTGGGCATGTTCACCTTCGCCAAGGACAAGCAGACGGCGCGGGTGTCAGCCGAGTTCTACATCAACGCCATCAACGTGATGAAGGGGGCCGAAGCCATTTCGGAATACACCTCGCTGCCCCGCCAGGAAGCCTTCAACATCGAGTACTGGCTGCTGGAAGAAGCCAAGCTGCAGCGGATGCCCAAACCCAAACCGCTCTCGGGCAAGATTGCGCTGATCACCGGCAGCGCGGGGGGCATCGGCAAAGCCATCGCCAAAAAGTTTGCCCAGGAGGGGGCCTGCGTGCTGCTCAACGACATCAACCCCGAGCGACTCGAGGGCGCCAAAGCCGAGTTCGTCAAGCAGTTCGGCTCTGATCCGGTTGCCACCACGCAGCTGAACGTAACCGACTACGCCAGTATCGAAGGGGCGCTGAAAGCAGCCGCGCTGGCCTTCGGGGGTGTCGACATTGTGGTCAACAACGCGGGCATCAGCATTTCGAAACCCATCGGGGAGCACTCCATCGAGGAGTGGGACCGGCTGTACGACATACTGGTGAAGGGTCAGTTCATGGTCACCAAAGCGGCCGTGGGGGTTTTGCGTCAGCAGGGCCTGGGGGGCGACGTGATCAACATTGTCTCGAAGAACGCCCTGGTGGCGGGTCCCAACAACGCGGGCTATGGCTCGGCCAAGGCGGCCCAACTGCACCTGAGCCGGCTGAACGCGGCCGAGCTGGGAGGTGATCACATCCGGGTGAACACGGTGAACCCGGATGCGGTGATCTCGGACTCGAACATCTGGGCGGGTGGCTGGGCCGAAGGTCGGGCGAAGGCGTACGGGGTGAGGGTGGAAGAGCTGCCGGCTTACTACGCCAAACGGACGCTGCTGAACGAGGTGATTTTGCCCGACGACATTGCCAACGCGTGCTTCGCCTTCGTGGGCGGGTTGCTCAACAAATCGACGGGCAACGTGCTGAACGTGGACGGTGGTGTGGCTATGGCCTTTGTTCGATAA
- a CDS encoding (Fe-S)-binding protein produces MTVGLFVPCYVDQFYPQVAIATLELLEKLGQTVVFPKGQTCCGQPMANSGFAHLTQPLNERFVDQFGRVDYVVCPSGSCTLHLKEHLHSQTSETTATAIRQHVYELTEFISDVLKVESIPARFPHRVGMHQSCHGQRGLHLSQMSELNAPMYSKPGKLLSQVKDIDIITLDRPDECCGFGGTFCVLEEAVSAKMGKDRVADHLRHGADYITGVDMSCLMHMEGILRRQGSKTKVIHIAEILNKGEAS; encoded by the coding sequence ATGACCGTAGGCTTATTTGTTCCCTGTTACGTCGATCAGTTCTATCCACAGGTAGCCATTGCTACGCTCGAATTGCTGGAGAAGTTGGGTCAGACGGTGGTTTTCCCCAAAGGCCAGACCTGTTGTGGACAACCCATGGCCAATTCGGGCTTTGCTCATCTAACACAACCCCTGAACGAACGGTTTGTCGATCAGTTCGGCCGTGTCGATTACGTAGTGTGTCCGTCGGGAAGCTGTACGCTGCACCTCAAAGAACACCTGCACAGCCAGACCAGCGAAACCACGGCAACGGCCATCCGGCAGCACGTCTACGAACTGACCGAGTTCATCAGCGACGTGCTGAAGGTTGAGTCGATTCCGGCACGCTTTCCCCACCGGGTGGGCATGCACCAGAGCTGCCATGGCCAGCGGGGCCTGCACCTGTCGCAGATGAGCGAGCTGAATGCGCCCATGTATTCCAAACCGGGCAAGCTGCTGAGTCAGGTGAAAGATATTGACATCATCACGCTGGACCGGCCCGATGAGTGCTGCGGCTTCGGGGGTACGTTCTGCGTGCTGGAAGAAGCGGTATCGGCCAAGATGGGTAAAGACCGCGTGGCCGATCACCTGCGGCACGGTGCCGATTACATTACCGGCGTCGACATGTCGTGCCTGATGCATATGGAAGGTATTCTGCGTCGGCAGGGCAGCAAGACGAAAGTGATTCA